The genomic stretch TCAAGATCCTTTCATTCACTTTTGTACCGGTGGGCGGAGATGATTCAAACGCCGATACGGATGCCGACAAACGTCAGATATCGAGGAATTCCGGCATTCCGGAACTGGGTCCGGTTCCCGCGTTGATGACCCTGTCGGCCCTGATTCTGGCCGCGCTTTGCGTGCTGTTCGGATTTCGGGCCGAGGAGGTGATTGCCTTGCTGCTTCGAGACATGGGGCTTGAACCACCCTTTGATGCGGTGCTGATGGGAAATTTTGGCGGAGGCCGGCCATGACCATGATCTCCTGGCTGCCGCTGATCGTATTGTGCAGCTCCTTGTTTACCGGGCTGATCATCTTTCTCCTGCCCGAGGAGCGTTCCGGGTGGCGGACGGCCCTGAACATGACCGGGGCCACCGTGAAAGTGGTCGGGGTTTTTGTCATGGCCTGGGGCGTGCTGGTCCAGGGGGCCGTGTGCGAAGCGCGCTTCACCATGGGTCTGGGATTCGACTTCGTGCTGCACGTGGACCTGCTGTCCCTGGCCTTTGTCTCTCTGTCCAGCAATCTCTGGTTCCTGACCACTCTGTATGCAGTGGGCTATCTGAAGGGGTCCCGGAACCGAAGCCGGTTTTTCGGTTTTTTCAGCCTGTGCGTGACCGCGTCCACCGGCGTGGCCCTGGCCGGAAACCTGATTACGTTTTTCATCTTCTACGAGTTCCTGACTCTGGTCACCTATCCCTTGGTGGTCCACCAGGGCACGCCGCAAGCCCTGGCCGCCGGGCGGACGTATCTGTGGTACGCCATGAGCGCGGGGGCCGTGCTGTTTCTGGGCGTGGTCGGGCTTCAGACCCTGGCCGGTCCCTATGACTTCGTTTCCGGCGGGGTCCTGGGAAGCTTGGAGCACATCGGGCCGTGGGAGGCTCGGATCATCTTCGCCTTGCTGATCTGCGGGCTGGCCGTGAAGATCGCCTTCGTGCCCCTGCACGGCTGGCTGCCCGCGGCCATGGTCGCCCCGGCCCCGGTCAGCGCCTTGCTGCACGCCGTGGCCGTGGTCAAGGCCGGGGCTTTCGGCGTGCTCCGGGTGGTCCAGGACGTTTTCGGCAAGGACTTCGCGGCCCAGATCGGGGTGCTGGAACCCCTGGCCGCGGTGGTGGCCGCCACGATCATTTTCGGCTCCCTGCGGGCCTTGATGCAGAACGAACTGAAGCGCCGCCTGGCTTATTCCACGGTCAGCCAGGTGTCCTACATCGCCCTGGGCGCGGTGGTCCTCGGGCCCCTGGCCACGGTGGGCGGGCTGGCCCATCTGGTCCATCAGGGGATCATGAAGATCACCCTGTTTTTCTGCGCCGGAATCTTCGCCAGGTCCAGGAATATCCACCGCATCGACCAGATGGACGGCCTGGGCCGGACCATGCCCGTGACCATGGCTCTGTTTACCATTGCCGCTTTGGGCATGATCGGGGTTCCGCCGGTGGCCGGGTTTGTCAGCAAATGGTATCTGGCCCAGGGCGGCATTCAGGCCGGGCAGGACTGGGTGGTGGTGGTCCTGGTGCTCAGCAGCCTGCTCAACGCCGCCTATTTCCTGCCCATTCTGCACCGGGCCTGGTTCCGGCCCTGCGGGGAAGAGCCGGAGTCTGGCGGCGAACAGGCCCGGTGCGGAATCTGGGAAGCACCGTGGATGCTGCTGTTGCCCACCATGGCCACGGCCTTTTTCTCCCTGGCCGCCGGGGTCTTCGCCGGATGGGAGTGGAGCCCTTTGGGCGTGGCTCAGCTTATAACCTCTGGTCGGGGGGCTTTTCCGTGAATCGCGGGATTCTTTTGTTTTCGGATTCTCGATATATTCCGACTGAATCGAAATCGAAATCCTTCTTGAACAAACCACGGAAGGATCGGTCATCCGTAGGGGCAGGCCTTGCGCCTGCCCAGGGCGACCGCAAGGGTCGCCCCTACGATGGGATACCAGGGCGGACACACAGGTCCGCCCCTACGTTACGCCGACCCTCCGCATATGACCATCCTGGGTCAGACAATCAAGAAAACATAGGCATCCAAACGAAATGATCTGGCTGATCGTCATCGGTTTCCCGCTTCTCATCTGCTGCCTGCTCGGCCATGCCCGGACGCGGAATCTGGCTGCCGGGCCGGGGCTTTGGCTGGCGCCGTTGCCGGCCCTGGGGCTGGCTTTGTTCGGCGAAGGCGCGGCATCCGGTTTCTTTCCGGCCCTGTTTCTGGAAACCACGCTGCATTTCGGGCCGTACGGAAGGGTTTTCCTGCTCCTGGCGGCCGTGCTCTGGACCGCGGCGGGCCTGTTCGCCTGGTCCGCGGCGCAAAGCGGTTCCGGCGGCCGGGATCGGTTCCGGTTCGCCTTCTTTTTCCTGGTGACCCTGAGCGGCAACCTCGGGGTCTGCGTGGCCCAGGATTTGGCTTCGTTTTACGTCTTTTTCGCCATGATGAGCTTCGCCGCCTACGGGATGATCGTCCACGATCAGACCCCCAAGGCGTTTCATGCCGGGAAAATCTATCTGATCATGACCGTGGTCGGCGAGGTGCTGTTGGCCGCGGCCTTTTTCTATGCCGGGATCATCGCGGACAGCCTGCTGTTCGCGGACGCGGCCCAAGCCCTGGCAGGCGCGGAGACTGGATGGAACCGAAGCGCTCTGGTCTTCTCCCTGGCCCTGGCCGGGTTCGGGATCAAGGCCGGGGTGATCGGCTTGCACTTTTGGCTGCCCCTGGCCCACCCGGCGGCCCCCACCGCGGCCAGCGCGGTGCTCAGCGGGGTGATGATCAAGGTCGGCCTGCTGGGCTGGCTGCAACTGTTTCCGCTCACCGTTGGTCTGACACTTTGGGGGATGGGGATGGCCTGGCTGGGCCTGGTCGGCGCGGTCTACGCCGCGGCCGCCGGGTTTGCCCGGCATGATCCGAAGACCATTCTGGCCTATTCCAGCGTCAGTCAGATGGGGCTGATGACCATGGGCGTTGGCTTTGTCCTGGCCGCCCAAAGTCAGGGCGGCGGAATGTTTCCTGAGAGTGGCGTGCTGCCTGCGGGAATCCTGCTGTTCGTGCTGGTCCACGGTCTGGCCAAGGGCGCGCTGTTTCTCGGCGTCGGCGTGGCCAAGGCGACGCAATGGGGAACGGCCCGGGCGCGGTGGCTCCTGGCCGGTCTGGCCGCCGCCGGACTGGTTCTGGCCGGTGCGCCGTTCACCGGCGGAGCCCTGGTCAAGCAGACCCTGAAATCCGGAGCCGAGCAATTGTCGCCGGTCTGGAGCGGTTTTTTCAGTGCCGTGCTGCCCCTGACCGCCGTGGGCACGACCTTGCTGATGGCCATGTTTCTCTGGCGGATTTGGCGAAGCATGGCCGCGGAGGACGCTCGCCACGAAGTGCATTCCAAGGCCGACAAGGACTCGGGAAGCCCAAAGGCGCGGTGGGGCATGGTTTTCGCCTGGGGCGGACTGTTGGCCCTGGTGCTTGGGGTGGTTCCTATAGCGTCGCTTATGTTCCCTGAATTATACAACGAACTGAATGAGCTTGCTGGAAAAGGCTGGGAGGGTGTCTGGGATGGATTGTGGCCCATCTCCCTTGGATTGGTGGCCGCTGGGCTGTTTCTTCGCCTGAGTCAGGGCGACGGAGAAAGCAAAGGACTGGACGATCTGGTCCTGGCTGCCGTGGAGCGGGGCGCGACTCGCCTGCGCTCCTGGTGGTGGCGCAGCCCGTACTGCGACCCGGCCTGCGGGACCATTGATCTCGTGGCCTGGTCGGACCGGATTCTGCAAAGCCGCTGGATGCAAACCGTTCCGGACCGGATCGAGCGGCGGCTGTTGTACTGGCATACCGTGGGCGTGTTGTTTGTCGGGTTTGTATTGGTTTTTTTGGCCGTGACCTGGTGGAGCGGGCGGTAGGGGGCGATTATGGCGGAACGTAACTACTCACCCCATCCGTGAGAAAGCGGCCTGAATACCTGCCTTCGTGGGTATGACTGATTGGGAGGCGGCACGGAAAAACACGTCATTCCCGCGAAGGCGGGAATCCAGCGTCGGAAATGGATTCAACTCAGGATGTGCTGATTAGTTACAAAAATCGCAAGGCTATCGGAAATCTGAACTGGTTGCCTCTCCGTCGCCGATGGGCAGGCGAATCACGAACGTGGTGCCATGGCCTTCGTTGTCCGTGAAGGATATGCTCCCATGGTGTTTTTCGACGACCACGGCATGGGCGATGGCCAAGCCTTGGCCGGTGCCCTGTCCCACGACCTTGGTCGTGAAAAAAGGATCGAAAATCCGGGCTCGAATGGCATCCGGGATGCCCTTGCCCGTATCGCTGATTCGGATTTCAACCTGATCCCCGTCACGGCAGGTGCTGATCCGGATCATCCCCATACCTTGGCCTTCGGTCTCGACCACATCCCGAATGGCCTGGCCGGCGTTGACCAGGACGTTCAAAAAGACCTGATTGATCTCGTCGGGCAGGCAAAACACCTCTGGTAGACTCGGGTCGAGATCCATTTCCAGTTCCGCCACGTACTTCCACTCGTTTCTGGTCACTACGGTGGTGTTTTCAAGGGCCTTGTTGATGTTCGCTGGTTTCTTCTCCATCCCCCCGGGATGGGCGAATTCCTTCATGGACCGAACGATCTTGCTGATCCGCCCGATCCCATCGTGAATCTGTTCAATGGCCAGTGGAGTTTCCTGGAGCAAGAACTCGAGATCCGCTTCCAGGAGCATCGCTTCCAGTTTGTCAACGGTTTGGGAATCCACCGAGCCCGCACGGACCTGGTCCAGCAGTTCGCCATAGCCCCGCAGGATGGGGTTCATTTCGCGGCAGGCGTTCTGAAGAAAAAGAGCGTTATCTCCGACGAACTGGGCCGGGGTGTTGATCTCGTGGGCGATCCCGGCGGCGAGCTGGCCAATGGAAGCCAGTTTTTCGGCATGCAGGAGCTGGCTTTGCGTCCGCTTCAGTTCATCAAGGCTGTCCCGAAGTTCTTTGGTTCGCTCCAGAACGGTCTCTTCCAGTACATCCCGATGGCGGATCAGTAATTCCTCGGCATGGACCTTTTCCGTGATATCCCGCACAAAAACGGCAAGTACGACACGACCTTCGAATTCCGTGACAGAGGTGCTCACCTCAATGGGCACTTCCAGGCCATTCTTGCATACTCCCCGGAGGTTGATGGGCGTGACGGGCTCACCATCCAGCGCCTTGTTGCTGAGCTTCCGCCAAGCGTTGGGCAAGTCCTCGGGATGGATCACCATGTTGATCGGCATGCCCAGCAACTCGGCCCGTTCATAACCCAAAATCCGGCAAACGGCCTGATTCACGTACCGAAACAGTGCGACACGTGGTCCCTCGTCCTCCACCAAGGCAATACCGATCTGGGCCGCGGAAGCGCTCTCGATGAGGGCCCTGTTGCGCCGCTCGGAGGCCTGCAGTTCCTCATGGGCCGTACGGAGGTGAATGACCATCCTGTTGAACTGCAAGGCCAGCACTCCGATTTCATCCCGGGAAGAAATCGGAGGGGTTAACTCCAAATCCCCATGGGCGATACGTTCCGCGGATTTGGTCAGGGCGGCTATCGGTCGGGAAATGGCTCGGGAAATATATAGCAGCAGGGCCATGACCATGCCCAGGATCACCGCGCCCCAGATCAATATACGCTGGAACCAGGTCGCCAGCGCCGCATCAACGTCGCGAAGCGAGAGCCCGACCAGGGCATGCCAGGTATCGTTGCCGATGGTTACCGGATGCGCCACCAGAACCCCTCGCTGACCATGATCGGAAAAGAAGTAGTCCACATGCCGCTGCACCTGGCCGGTGAGCAATGTTGATTCAACCGATTGTCCATAAACCTCTCGGTCATTGGCCAGATACACTGCTCCGTCCGGACGAACCACCTGAACAATCAGGATTCCGTCCTCCGGATTACTGGCCAGTTCTCGTAAAAACTGCTCGACATTGGCCCAGTTCAGGGACCAGAAGGCACTCTCCGTCAGGGACGCGACATTTTTTGCGATGATCTCGCCGGAGTGGACGACATTACCGAGCAGGATATTCCGTTCCGTTCGCATGATCAGGAACGCGCCAAGGAAAGATGTCAGCATGAAGAGAAGGACGACCGGAATCGTGAACTTCAGAAAAATCGGAATTCGGACTCCGGTTTTCTTCATGGCACTATTGTCGGTGCAATGCCTGGGATCATCCTGGAAGCGGATCATACTCGGTAAATCAACGATCAAGCTTGGAAAGGGATACCGGGCTGTAAAACCTGGACAGCGACGTCTGGGGCGCGTCGGGCCACTGCCTCCATGAATGCCTCCGCGGACTGTTCAAGTACCGGAAAAGTTGCGTAATGTTCGGGAATCACCATGCGAGGTCGGATCAGGGCGCAGGCGTGCGCCGCCTCTTCAGGCCCCATGGTGAATACGCCGCCGATGGGGAGGATGGCGATGTCCGGTTGGTAATAGTCTCCGATGATCGTCTTCATGTCTCCCATCAGGGATGTGTCGCCGGAATGGTAAACACGCAGTCCATTTTCAAATTCCAGAATATAGCCCACGGCCTCGCCCACGAACCGGTTCGTACCCTGAAATCCGGTCAGCTGGGCTCCGGCGGAATGAAAGGCCTCGACCATGGTGATCTTGATGCCGTCGAAGTCCGACGTCGCGCCCTTGTTGGCCAAAGTAAAGGTCAGACAGTCTGCCTCCGGGATTTCGCTCTTGATGAAAAAGCTCAGCTCCCAGGGTGCGATGATTTTGGGTTGATACTGTTCCACCACGTCCTTCGCGTCGCCGAGCATGAAATGGTCCACGTGACCATGGGTCCAGAGCACGTAGTCGACAGCGTCAAAGCTTCCGACGCGACGGTACTTGTCCGGACAATTAGGGTTGGTCGTCAGCCAGGGATCAAGCAGAATTGATTTGCCCGCGCAGGAGGTGAACAAGAAACTGCCATGGCCCAGCCATTCAATACCCACCGCCCCTTCAAACCGTTTATCGCCAACACTGCTGCCCTGCACTGCCTCCAACCGATTCGGGGCTATTGACTGCAAGCCCACGGCGCCAAGGGCCAGACCAACACCTTTGAAAAACAATCTTCGTGTAATGCCCACAGGATTCTCCTTGTATTTTTTTAGAGTTATGGAGCATAGCATTCCGCTAATTCTCAACCTGGAAAGCCCTGCTTGCCTTTTGATGCGGCGGGACCAGCACCTTGATCGGTTCGTGTACACCACTGATTTTCGCGTAGGTCCGTAGCCTGGTGATCATCACCGGGGTGACTTCCTGACCTTGGGCCACCAGGAGCATGCCCTTCTGACTCTGGACATCCGCGGTCAGCAGCATTCCGGTTTCAAGCTGGTCGACGCGAACCTCGCGCAGTTCGTATTCCGATTTCAGGCTGAGTACTTTTTCCAGGGCCGCCAGGATTTGAGGATCGTACCAGCCTTCGCGGCCTCTCAGAATGTTCAGGGCCTGTTCCGTGGACTTTCCGGAATAATCCAGCTGGTCGAAGTCTACCAAGATTTTCAATATCCGGCCGCCAAGAGGGATGTCCGGGCCTGATTTGCCGCCGATGGGCGAACCCTGTCCGTCAAAGTGCTTGTCCTGGTAAAGGATCATCTCCCGAACAATGTCCAGTCGAGGGATATGGCCCAGCAGGTTCGCGGCGATCACCGGGTGCATGTCGTAGAGCTGCTGCATTTCCTCGTCCAGCATCTTGCCTTGTGTAATTTTCTGGATGGCCATGGAGGGCAGGAGCATGCATCCGATCTGGGAGAGCAGGGTCGCATTTTCTACTTCCCAGGTATTGGTCATGCCCAGGTGCAGGGCCATCTGACGGACCAGGCGATGGAGCCGGTTGGCCCGGCCAAAGGCGTCCGGATTGACCAGGGCCAAAAGTTCGGTGAGTACCTTGATGCTGCCGCCAAGGGTCTGTTCCAGGAGCTGTTTTTCGGCGGTGACCAGCCGGTACTGGCGCAGGGCGTCCTCCAGGACCCGCTTCATCTGCTGGGTTGAGCAGGGCTTGGTTAGGAAGCGGAACACGTTGCCCTCGTTCACCGCTGCGATGGAGGACTGGATGTCCGCGTTGCCGGTGAGCATGATCCGGACCGTGTCCGGATTGATTTCCTTCAGCCTCGCCAAGAATTGGACCCCGTCCACTCCGGGCATGCGCATATCCGAGACCACTACGGCAAAGGGCCCCTTACGGGCGATGATCGCCGCGGCTTCCCGGGGGCCTGTGGCGGTATCCATAGCGTATTCTTTGCGAAAGTTGCGCCGCAATGCGTCCAGGATGTTCTGGTCGTCGTCCACGAAGAGGATTTTTTCCTGTATAATGCATTGCTCGGTCATGGTCGTGTTCCTCTGGTTGGAAACCTGATCAGACTTGATGGGCTGTCGGTTCAACCTGTCCACCAGTCATTTTTTCCCGCTCCGCGAAAATTTCAGGGAGCTGTGTCGTATCTATCTTCTTTTCCATGTCTTCCATGAGCGGCAACCGCACGATGAAGGTGGTACCATGGTTGGCCTTGGATTTAAAAGTTATTGTCCCCTTGTGGCGTTTGACAATGGCTGAATGGGCGATGACCAGTCCTTGGCCGGTACCCTTGCCCACATCTTTGGTGGTGAAAAACGGATCAAAAATTCTCCCTTGAATCTCTTTTGGAATCCCTCCGCCGCTGTCGGATATCCGAATCTCGATCCACTCCTGGTCCAGACAACTGGTAATGCTGATCCTGCCTTGACTCTTGGCGGCCTGGCTATGGGTCTGGGCTATGGCATGGACCGCGTTGATCACGATGTTCAGGAAGGCCTGGCCGAGTTCGCTAGGATGGCCAAGGATCGACGGCAAGTCCGGGGCCAGGCGCACGTCCATTTCGGCCACGTATTTCCACTCGTTGCAAGATATGGTGACGGTGTGCTCCAGGATTTTGTTCACATCCACCAGGGTAGAGTGTTCCTTTCCGGGGTGGGAGAAGGCTTTCATGGACCGCACAATATCTGCCACCCGCTCCAGTCCGTCCATGGACTGGGTAATGGCCTGGGGAATTTCTTGGGTCAGGAACGAGACATCCACTTCCTGGATGCGCTTTTTGCATTCGGCCGTCTGCTTCTCGAACTCGTCCCCGCATACGGCCCCGTGCGTCAATGCCAACCAGGAGTCGAGAAGCGGGAGGAGATCGTTCAGGGCGCTACCCAAAAACTGCAAATTGTCGCCCACGAATTGGATGGGCGTATTGATTTCATGGGCAATTCCGGCGGCCAGCTGGCCGATGGCTTCCAGCTTTTGGCCCTGTAGCAGCTGGCTTTCCAACATTTTCTGCTCTGTTTTGTCCTCGCCCAGGATCAGCACTCCGCCGACTTCACTCTTGTAAATGTCCAGAATGGGATCAAGGTGCAACATGAGAAATCCGTTGGTGCCATCCGGCAGCTCAAACCAGAGATTGTCGACGCGGACGGCGGCCCTGTTTTCCCGACAGGAACGGATCGCTTCCGCAACCCGTTCCTGTTCCCATGTCACGGGCAATGCGTCGAATTCCTTGCCAAAGGCCTTTTCATAAGGAAGACGCAACAGTTTGGCGGCCACCCAGTTCCACCTCGTGACTATGTTCTGTTCATCAAGCACGACAAGTAGTAATTGGATGGAGGATAATATCTGGTAGATCTCCTGGTGGGCCAGGTGCAGTTCAGCCGATCGCTGCTGGATATCGGCTTCCGTTTCCTTTTGTACCCGGTGGAGATGCAAGTGCGTCTTCACTCTCGCGATCAGCACGCTTGGATGGAAGGGTTTGGCCACGAAATCAGCGGCACCCGCCGCAAAGGCCCGGACATCCTCGTTTGTGCCGGCCTGGGAGCTGACGAACAGCACGGGAATGTCCTTGAGCCTCGCATCCTGCTTCAATCGCTTGCATGTCTCGAAGCCGTCCATTTCAGGCAGGACAATATCCAAAAGGATCAAGTCCGGTGGGTGCCTGACCGCAGCCATGATGGCCGTTTCACCGCGCGGGAACAGCTCGACGCAGTAACCCTCCTGTTGCAGTAAATCCTGAAGAGGATTCAGACTGGCCGGATTGTCGTCCACGACCATGATGGTCGGCTTGCTTTTAGAATCACTCATCCACAATTCCTCATGCCTCGTCCACGGTCATCCCGAAAAGTTCCTTGGCCGGTTTTTCCCATTCCTCGATTCGGTCGCCGAGCTCACAGGCTTCGAGATAGTTCATGTCCGGACCCTCGGCCTTGCCCGTGGGCCCTTCCGGCTGGATGCCGAGGATCAGGGAGTCGGCGGCATGCAGGGCCGTCAAGGGAGTGAACTGGCTCGTGGCGCTCAGCGCAGGGTGATGATGAAAGGCGATGGCTTCCACCACCGGATCGGCCATGCCCCACAAGCCGAGCAAATAGGCTCCGAGCTGGGCATGGCTGGCACCCAGCGCGTCCTGCTCCACAGAGGCCAGGGACAAGTGCCGGGACGAGATCATTTCCAGTATCTCGTCGTAGAGAACCGGACAGTTCACGGCAAAAATCAGCTTGCCCACGTCATGGAGAATGCCGGCCAGAAAGGCATCCTCCTGAACATCCTTGGCCGCGCTTTCAATGGCACAGATCCGTTTGGCCAGAGTGGCCGTTATCAGGCTGTGCCGGGAAAGCCGGGCCAGTGAAAAGTTCGGACATTTTCTGGGATCGTACTGGGAGAAGATCTGAACGTGCAGCACCAAGGCCTTGACCGTTTCCGTGCCCAGAAGGTTCACGGCCTGGGCCGGGCTGGCAACCTTGGTGCACATTCCGAAAAACGAGGAATTGACCAGTTGCAGGATCTTGGCGGACATGCCCACGTCCGTGGAAATGATCTCGCCGATTTTCTTCAAGGAACAGCGGGAAGATTGCAGTTCCTCCTGGATGGCCAGATACATTTTGGGCAGGCTGGGGATCTGGTCCAGGCTGGAGGTAAGGCAGGCCAGGGCTTCCTCGGCCAGATAACGGCGCAGGGCCAGAATGCGCCGGAGCACGGAGATCATGATTTCCGGGCTGCATGGCTTGCTCAGATATTGGTGCACCACCTTGGTGCAGCCCATGATCATCCGTTCGTCCATATGGCCGGACAAGGCCAACCGAATCGCCTTGGGAAAGCGACTCTTGATCTCGGCCAGCAACTGGACCCCGTCCATGCCGGGCATGCGCATGTCCGAAACCACCATGTCCATTGGGGTTGCGGCCATCACCTCCAGGGCCTCTTTCGCGCCTGGCGCGAAATGCATTTCCCAGTCCCTGCTCTGACCATGCAGCATCCGCCGCAAACCTTGCAGGACCTGAGGTTCATCGTCCACGAACAATATTCGATGCT from Desulfonatronum thiodismutans encodes the following:
- a CDS encoding HD domain-containing phosphohydrolase translates to MTEQCIIQEKILFVDDDQNILDALRRNFRKEYAMDTATGPREAAAIIARKGPFAVVVSDMRMPGVDGVQFLARLKEINPDTVRIMLTGNADIQSSIAAVNEGNVFRFLTKPCSTQQMKRVLEDALRQYRLVTAEKQLLEQTLGGSIKVLTELLALVNPDAFGRANRLHRLVRQMALHLGMTNTWEVENATLLSQIGCMLLPSMAIQKITQGKMLDEEMQQLYDMHPVIAANLLGHIPRLDIVREMILYQDKHFDGQGSPIGGKSGPDIPLGGRILKILVDFDQLDYSGKSTEQALNILRGREGWYDPQILAALEKVLSLKSEYELREVRVDQLETGMLLTADVQSQKGMLLVAQGQEVTPVMITRLRTYAKISGVHEPIKVLVPPHQKASRAFQVEN
- a CDS encoding complex I subunit 5 family protein — encoded protein: MIWLIVIGFPLLICCLLGHARTRNLAAGPGLWLAPLPALGLALFGEGAASGFFPALFLETTLHFGPYGRVFLLLAAVLWTAAGLFAWSAAQSGSGGRDRFRFAFFFLVTLSGNLGVCVAQDLASFYVFFAMMSFAAYGMIVHDQTPKAFHAGKIYLIMTVVGEVLLAAAFFYAGIIADSLLFADAAQALAGAETGWNRSALVFSLALAGFGIKAGVIGLHFWLPLAHPAAPTAASAVLSGVMIKVGLLGWLQLFPLTVGLTLWGMGMAWLGLVGAVYAAAAGFARHDPKTILAYSSVSQMGLMTMGVGFVLAAQSQGGGMFPESGVLPAGILLFVLVHGLAKGALFLGVGVAKATQWGTARARWLLAGLAAAGLVLAGAPFTGGALVKQTLKSGAEQLSPVWSGFFSAVLPLTAVGTTLLMAMFLWRIWRSMAAEDARHEVHSKADKDSGSPKARWGMVFAWGGLLALVLGVVPIASLMFPELYNELNELAGKGWEGVWDGLWPISLGLVAAGLFLRLSQGDGESKGLDDLVLAAVERGATRLRSWWWRSPYCDPACGTIDLVAWSDRILQSRWMQTVPDRIERRLLYWHTVGVLFVGFVLVFLAVTWWSGR
- a CDS encoding response regulator — its product is MKHRILFVDDEPQVLQGLRRMLHGQSRDWEMHFAPGAKEALEVMAATPMDMVVSDMRMPGMDGVQLLAEIKSRFPKAIRLALSGHMDERMIMGCTKVVHQYLSKPCSPEIMISVLRRILALRRYLAEEALACLTSSLDQIPSLPKMYLAIQEELQSSRCSLKKIGEIISTDVGMSAKILQLVNSSFFGMCTKVASPAQAVNLLGTETVKALVLHVQIFSQYDPRKCPNFSLARLSRHSLITATLAKRICAIESAAKDVQEDAFLAGILHDVGKLIFAVNCPVLYDEILEMISSRHLSLASVEQDALGASHAQLGAYLLGLWGMADPVVEAIAFHHHPALSATSQFTPLTALHAADSLILGIQPEGPTGKAEGPDMNYLEACELGDRIEEWEKPAKELFGMTVDEA
- a CDS encoding complex I subunit 5 family protein, with product MTMISWLPLIVLCSSLFTGLIIFLLPEERSGWRTALNMTGATVKVVGVFVMAWGVLVQGAVCEARFTMGLGFDFVLHVDLLSLAFVSLSSNLWFLTTLYAVGYLKGSRNRSRFFGFFSLCVTASTGVALAGNLITFFIFYEFLTLVTYPLVVHQGTPQALAAGRTYLWYAMSAGAVLFLGVVGLQTLAGPYDFVSGGVLGSLEHIGPWEARIIFALLICGLAVKIAFVPLHGWLPAAMVAPAPVSALLHAVAVVKAGAFGVLRVVQDVFGKDFAAQIGVLEPLAAVVAATIIFGSLRALMQNELKRRLAYSTVSQVSYIALGAVVLGPLATVGGLAHLVHQGIMKITLFFCAGIFARSRNIHRIDQMDGLGRTMPVTMALFTIAALGMIGVPPVAGFVSKWYLAQGGIQAGQDWVVVVLVLSSLLNAAYFLPILHRAWFRPCGEEPESGGEQARCGIWEAPWMLLLPTMATAFFSLAAGVFAGWEWSPLGVAQLITSGRGAFP
- a CDS encoding ATP-binding response regulator — protein: MSDSKSKPTIMVVDDNPASLNPLQDLLQQEGYCVELFPRGETAIMAAVRHPPDLILLDIVLPEMDGFETCKRLKQDARLKDIPVLFVSSQAGTNEDVRAFAAGAADFVAKPFHPSVLIARVKTHLHLHRVQKETEADIQQRSAELHLAHQEIYQILSSIQLLLVVLDEQNIVTRWNWVAAKLLRLPYEKAFGKEFDALPVTWEQERVAEAIRSCRENRAAVRVDNLWFELPDGTNGFLMLHLDPILDIYKSEVGGVLILGEDKTEQKMLESQLLQGQKLEAIGQLAAGIAHEINTPIQFVGDNLQFLGSALNDLLPLLDSWLALTHGAVCGDEFEKQTAECKKRIQEVDVSFLTQEIPQAITQSMDGLERVADIVRSMKAFSHPGKEHSTLVDVNKILEHTVTISCNEWKYVAEMDVRLAPDLPSILGHPSELGQAFLNIVINAVHAIAQTHSQAAKSQGRISITSCLDQEWIEIRISDSGGGIPKEIQGRIFDPFFTTKDVGKGTGQGLVIAHSAIVKRHKGTITFKSKANHGTTFIVRLPLMEDMEKKIDTTQLPEIFAEREKMTGGQVEPTAHQV
- a CDS encoding sensor histidine kinase yields the protein MLTSFLGAFLIMRTERNILLGNVVHSGEIIAKNVASLTESAFWSLNWANVEQFLRELASNPEDGILIVQVVRPDGAVYLANDREVYGQSVESTLLTGQVQRHVDYFFSDHGQRGVLVAHPVTIGNDTWHALVGLSLRDVDAALATWFQRILIWGAVILGMVMALLLYISRAISRPIAALTKSAERIAHGDLELTPPISSRDEIGVLALQFNRMVIHLRTAHEELQASERRNRALIESASAAQIGIALVEDEGPRVALFRYVNQAVCRILGYERAELLGMPINMVIHPEDLPNAWRKLSNKALDGEPVTPINLRGVCKNGLEVPIEVSTSVTEFEGRVVLAVFVRDITEKVHAEELLIRHRDVLEETVLERTKELRDSLDELKRTQSQLLHAEKLASIGQLAAGIAHEINTPAQFVGDNALFLQNACREMNPILRGYGELLDQVRAGSVDSQTVDKLEAMLLEADLEFLLQETPLAIEQIHDGIGRISKIVRSMKEFAHPGGMEKKPANINKALENTTVVTRNEWKYVAELEMDLDPSLPEVFCLPDEINQVFLNVLVNAGQAIRDVVETEGQGMGMIRISTCRDGDQVEIRISDTGKGIPDAIRARIFDPFFTTKVVGQGTGQGLAIAHAVVVEKHHGSISFTDNEGHGTTFVIRLPIGDGEATSSDFR
- a CDS encoding metal-dependent hydrolase, yielding MGITRRLFFKGVGLALGAVGLQSIAPNRLEAVQGSSVGDKRFEGAVGIEWLGHGSFLFTSCAGKSILLDPWLTTNPNCPDKYRRVGSFDAVDYVLWTHGHVDHFMLGDAKDVVEQYQPKIIAPWELSFFIKSEIPEADCLTFTLANKGATSDFDGIKITMVEAFHSAGAQLTGFQGTNRFVGEAVGYILEFENGLRVYHSGDTSLMGDMKTIIGDYYQPDIAILPIGGVFTMGPEEAAHACALIRPRMVIPEHYATFPVLEQSAEAFMEAVARRAPDVAVQVLQPGIPFQA